Below is a genomic region from Rhizobium sp. 007.
GCTTTCTTGAACTTTGCAAGGCAATGAAGGCCAAGGGCACGCCCGCCGGCTTCCCGCATGGCAAGGCGGTCGGCGACGGCAACAACTATGCCCATTGGCTGCTTTGGAGTCATGGCGGCAAGATGGTGGACGAAAGCGGCAAGGTGACCATCAACAGCCCCGAAACGCTGGCTGCCATCAACTATGCGAAGGAACTCTATGCAACCTTCATCCCGGGCACGGAAAGCTGGCAGGACATCAACAACAACCGGGCATTCCTCGCCGGGCAGGTTTCGCTGATCGCAAACGGTGTGTCGGTCTACTATGCGGCGAAAAAGGATCCAAAGCTTGCCGAAATCGCCGCAGACATGAGAACCACGAACTTCCCGATTGGTCCGGTCGGCAAGAGCGTCGAGCTGCACCAGACGAGCTCGCTGCTTCTCTTCAGCCATACCGAGTACCCGGAAGCTGCAAAAGCCTACATCAAGTTCATGATGGAAGCCGACCAGATGAATGCTTGGATTACAGGTTCCAGCGCCTATTGCTGCCAGCCGCTGAAGGCCTTTTCCGACAATCCCGTCTGGACGTCCGATCCGATCCATGCGCCCTATGCGCGTGCTTCGGAGACGCTGCGGCCGAACGGTTATGCGGGCCCCCTCGGCTATGCTTCGGCAGGCACCATGGCCGACTACGTGCTCGTCGACATGTTCGCCGCTGCTGTAACCGGCCAGATGACGCCGGAAGACGCGATCAAAGAAGCAGAGCGCCGGGCAAACCGCTACTACCGGGTTTAAGCCCGTTTAAAGGTCTGCAGCATGCCGGCGACGGCATGCTGCGATTGTCCATCAGGAGATAGAACCATGTCGACCGTGACATCCGGGGATACGACGCGCGGCCGGGTCGCATCGCTCATGCAGAACAACAACATGCTCGGCTTCTTGTTCATGCTGCCGGCGGCAATCTTTCTCGTATGTTTCCTCACCTACCCGCTCGGACTGGGTGTCTGGCTCGGCTTCACCGACACCCGGATCGGTCGCGACGGTATCTTCATCGGGCTTGAGAACTATCAGTTCCTTGCCAGCGATTCCGTTTTCTGGCTCTCGGTCTTCAACACCCTGCTTTATACGTTCGTTGCCTCCGTCTTAAAATTCGTGCTTGGCCTCTGGCTGGCGCTGCTTCTCAATCAGCACCTGCCGTTCAAGTCTTTCTTCCGCGCTATCGTCCTGCTTCCATGGGTCGTTCCGACGGTGCTATCGGGGCTGGCTTTCTGGTGGATCTACGATTCCCAATTCTCGATCCTTTCCTGGTCGCTGATGCAGATGGGGCTGATTGATGGACCGATCAATTTTCTCGGCGATCCCACCAATGCGCGGATCTCGGTGATTATCGCCAATGTCTGGCGCGGCATACCGTTCGTTGCCATCTCGCTGCTCGCCGGCCTGCAGACCATTCCCGCCTCGCTCCAGGAAGCCGCCTCGCTCGACGGTGCAACC
It encodes:
- a CDS encoding ABC transporter substrate-binding protein, whose protein sequence is MTIKRRDFLAASAAAAGIAGLSPFGVRPSFAQAEPSYKPEEGASLRLLRWTPFVKGDEDAWLANTKKFTEATGVDVRVDKESWEDIRPKAAVAANVGSGPDMVMCWFDDAHQYPDKLVDLTELATYLGNKYGGWYDGVRGYATRDDKFIAMPLTAIGNAVVYRDSHVKAAGFSEFPKDTAGFLELCKAMKAKGTPAGFPHGKAVGDGNNYAHWLLWSHGGKMVDESGKVTINSPETLAAINYAKELYATFIPGTESWQDINNNRAFLAGQVSLIANGVSVYYAAKKDPKLAEIAADMRTTNFPIGPVGKSVELHQTSSLLLFSHTEYPEAAKAYIKFMMEADQMNAWITGSSAYCCQPLKAFSDNPVWTSDPIHAPYARASETLRPNGYAGPLGYASAGTMADYVLVDMFAAAVTGQMTPEDAIKEAERRANRYYRV
- a CDS encoding sugar ABC transporter permease, which produces MSTVTSGDTTRGRVASLMQNNNMLGFLFMLPAAIFLVCFLTYPLGLGVWLGFTDTRIGRDGIFIGLENYQFLASDSVFWLSVFNTLLYTFVASVLKFVLGLWLALLLNQHLPFKSFFRAIVLLPWVVPTVLSGLAFWWIYDSQFSILSWSLMQMGLIDGPINFLGDPTNARISVIIANVWRGIPFVAISLLAGLQTIPASLQEAASLDGATSWQRFRYVTLPMLTPIIAVVMTFSVLFTFTDFQLIYVLTKGGPVNATHLMATLSFQRGIPGGQLGEGAAIAVAMIPFLLAAIMFSFFGLQRRKWQQGGQD